The following are encoded in a window of Hemicordylus capensis ecotype Gifberg chromosome 12, rHemCap1.1.pri, whole genome shotgun sequence genomic DNA:
- the LOC128336242 gene encoding polypeptide N-acetylgalactosaminyltransferase 17-like, whose product MIGCSFVVNRKFFGEIGLLDPGMDVYGGENIELGIKVWLCGGSMEVLPCSRVAHIERKKKPYNNNIGFYTKRNALRVAEVWMDGYKSHVYIAWNLPLENPGIDIGDVSERKALRRSLKCKNFQWYLDNVYPEMRRYNNTIAYGELRNNKVKDVCLDQGPQENRTAILYPCHGWGPQLARYTKEGFLHLGALGTTILLPDTRCLVDNMKSRFPQLLDCEKVKSSLHKRWNFIQNGAILNKGTGRCLEVENKGMSGMELVLRSCTGQRWAIKNFIK is encoded by the exons ATGATTGGATGCTCTTTTGTTGTGAACCGGAAGTTCTTCGGAGAAATTGGCCTCCTCGATCCAGGGATGGATGTCTATGGTGGAGAGAACATTGAGCTCGGGATCAAG GTCTGGCTCTGCGGAGGGAGCATGGAGGTACTTCCCTGCTCTCGAGTCGCCCACATTGAGCGCAAGAAGAAGCCCTACAACAACAACATTGGCTTCTACACCAAGAGGAATGCGTTGCGGGTGGCCGAGGTGTGGATGGACGGCTACAAATCCCATGTCTACATCGCTTGGAACTTGCCCTTGGAA AATCCAGGCATTGATATCGGGGATGTCTCTGAGCGAAAAGCACTCAGGAGAAGCTTGAAGTGTAAGAATTTCCAGTGGTATTTGGATAATGTCTACCCAGAGATGCGAAGATACAATAACACCATTGCATATGGAGAG CTTCGCAACAACAAAGTGAAGGACGTCTGCCTTGATCAAGGACCGCAAGAGAACCGCACTGCGATCCTCTATCCATGCCATGGATGGGGGCCACAG cttgCCCGCTACACCAAAGAAGGCTTCCTTCATCTGGGTGCTCTCGGGACCACAATACTCCTGCCTGATACCCGCTGCCTGGTGGATAATATGAAGAGTCGGTTTCCCCAGCTCCTCGACTGTGAGAAAGTTAAAAGCAGTCTCCATAAGCGCTGGAATTTTATACAG AACGGCGCAATTTTAAATAAAGGAACGGGGCGCTGCTTGGAAGTGGAGAATAAAGGCATGTCGGGCATGGAACTTGTTCTCCGCAGCTGCACGGGACAGAGGTGGGCAATAAAGAACTTCATCAAGTAG